In Nocardioides sp. WS12, the DNA window CCGGCGGACAGGCCCAGCGGGTTGCCGTCGCCCGGGCCCTCGCCGCCGATCCCCGCCTGCTCCTCCTCGACGAACCCATGGCCGCGCTCGACATCGCCGTCGCCCCCGCGCTGCGCCAACTGCTCCGCAAGGTCCTCGCCGACCGCACCACCGTGATCGTCACCCACCACGTCCTCGACGCGCTGCTCCTGGCCGACCGGGTCGTGGTGATGGACGGCGGTCGGATCGCCGAACAAGGCCCGGCGGACGTCGTACTCTCTCGACCGCGGAGCGCGTTCGCCGCCCGCTTCGCCGGCCTCAACCTGGTCGCCGGCCTCGCCTCTCCCGAGGGAGTACGACGACCCGACGGCACCCTGCTCCACGGAACCGCCGCCGACCCCGCGCCCAGCAACGGCTCCGCGGCGGTGGCCGTCTTCCGTCCGTCCGCCGTCGCCGTGCACCGCGAGGCGCCCGGGGGCAGCCCCCGCAACGCGATTCCGGTGCAGATCACCGAACTCGAGCCCATCGGTGACGTCGTCCGGGTCCGGGCCGGAGACCTCGCCGCCGACGTCACCCTGGCGTCGGTGGCGGAACTGGGCCTGGCGCCGGGGATGGCGGCGACGTTCGTGGTGAAGGCCACCGAGGTCGACGTCTACGCGCACTAGACGCGAGTGGTTGTCCGGCACGCCCTGCAAAGTCACGACTGGGCCCTTGATCCAGATAAGGTTCGCCCCATGAACGACGCCCTCACTGTGGAGCCGCCCGCCCCCGACCGCAACCTTGCCCTCGAGCTGGTGCGCGTCACGGAGGCCGCAGCGATGGCAGCGGGCCGCTGGGTCGGCCGGGGCGACAAGAACGGCGCCGACGGCGTGGCCGTGCAGGCGATGCGCGTGATGATCTCGACCATCGGCATGGACGGCACCGTCGTCATCGGCGAGGGCGAGAAGGACAACGCCCCGATGCTCTACAACGGCGAGCGGGTCGGCGACGGCACGGGCCCCGAGTGCGATGTGGCGGTCGACCCGATCGACGGCACCACGCTGACCGCGAAGGGCATGGCGAACTCCATCGCCGTCCTCGCCGTCTCGCCGCGCGGCACCATGTACGACCCGTCCGCGGTGTTCTACATGGAGAAGCTGGTCACCGGACCGGAGGCGGCCGACGTCGTCG includes these proteins:
- a CDS encoding ATP-binding cassette domain-containing protein, translating into MSVLIEATVADRGLDVAFEVAEGETVALLGPNGAGKSTVLAVLAGLLRPDTGRVVIDGEEVTGPDRWVRPHARRTALLAQEALLFPHLTVLDNVAFGPRSTGTGRREARSTAEHWLAEVDASDLAGRRPAQLSGGQAQRVAVARALAADPRLLLLDEPMAALDIAVAPALRQLLRKVLADRTTVIVTHHVLDALLLADRVVVMDGGRIAEQGPADVVLSRPRSAFAARFAGLNLVAGLASPEGVRRPDGTLLHGTAADPAPSNGSAAVAVFRPSAVAVHREAPGGSPRNAIPVQITELEPIGDVVRVRAGDLAADVTLASVAELGLAPGMAATFVVKATEVDVYAH